The sequence below is a genomic window from Streptomyces sp. B21-105.
GAACGCGCCTACACCGTGCCGATGACGTTCTTCGCCTATGGCCTGCTGCCTCTCCCCGACACCGACCCGGCACTCGCCGAGCAGCTGAGCAGGAGCGCCCACAGCGACCTCATGACCGAGGCCGCCGCGCTCGGCGTGCACACCACGGCCGCCACCGCCGTGCCCGGCATCACCGCGGCCACCGTCGAGGAGGTCCTGGCCCGGGTGGCGGAGACGGCGGCTCTGCGCGCGGCGTTGCCGTTCGGGATCGACGGGATCGTCGTCAAGGCCGACCTGGCCGCCGACCAGACGGCAGCCGGATCCGGGTCCCGCGCCCCGCGCTGGGCGATCGCGTTCAAGCTGCGTGCCGTGGAGAAGATCACCCGGCTGCTGGCGGTGGAGTGGAACGTGGGCCGCACCGGAGTCATCGCCCCGCGCGCCGTCCTGGAGCCGGTCGAGATCGAGGGCTCCACCATCACCTACGCCACCCTCCACAACCCGGCCGACATCACCCGCCGCGACCTGCGCCTCGGCGACCGGGTCATGGTCCACCGAGCCGGTGACGTCATCCCGCGCATCGAGGCCCCGGTCGCCCATCTGCGCACCGGCGAGGAACAGCCCATCGTCTTCCCCGAGTCCTGTCCGCGGTGCGGGTCGGGCATCGACACCAGCGAGCAGCGCTGGCGCTGCGAGAACGGCCGCGACTGCCATCTCGTCGCCTCCCTGTCCTACGCCGCCGGGCGCGACCAGCTCGACATCGAGGGCCTCGGCCAAACCCGCGTCGTCCAGCTCGTCGACGCCCGACTGGTCGGGGACCTCGCCGACCTGTTCACCCTGACCCGAGACCAACTGCTGGGCCTGGAGCGGATGGGGGAGACCAGCACGGACAACCTGCTGGCAGCGCTCGCCGCCGCCCGGTCGCAGCCGCTGTCGAGGGTGCTGTGCGCGCTCGGCGTCCGCGGCACCGGCCGTTCGATGTCGCGGCGCATCGCCCGGCACTTCGCCACCATGGACCACCTCAGGGCCGCCGACGCCGAGGCGATCCGGCAGGTCGAGGGCATCGGCGCCGAGAAGGCCCCGTCGATCGTCGCCGAACTCGCCGAACTGGCCCCGCTCATCGACAGACTCGCCGCGGCCGGGGTCAACATGACCGAGCCGGGCGCCACCCCGCCCCTGCCCCGGACAGCCGCGGCAGCGGACGGGGACGGGGACTACGGCGCGGAGGGCGCGAGGGGCACGGACGGAGCGGAAGGCGCCGGTGCGGCGGGCGGGCCGCTGGCCGGGATGACCGTGGTCGTCACCGGCGCGATGACCGGAGCGCTGGAGAAGCTGAGCCGCAATCAGATGAACGAGCTCATCGAACGGGCCGGCGGCCGCTCCTCCTCCAGCGTCTCCGGGAAGACCTCGCTCGTGGTGGCCGGGGAGGGCGCCGGATCCAAGCGCGCCAAGGCCGAGACCCTCGGCGTCCGCCTTGCCGCGCCCGACGAGTTCGCCGTCCTGGTCGCCGACTTCCTCGCCCCGGCCACCGGAGCCCGGCCGCCGGCGTGACCCTCACCGCGGCGGCCGACCGCCGCTCCCGGACCGGCGATCAGCACCCGGTCCGGGCGGCGATCAGCAGCCGATCCGGCCGGTGATCCGCACCACTCGGCCTCGGAGAGCGACGTCACGCCAGGTGGTGCGGTATTGGCCGGGCGCGCGACACGCGGTACCGTCGCTCTGATATCGACGACGTCAGCACGGAAGCCGGTGGAAATCCGGCACGGTCGCGCCACTGTGAACGGTGCGCCCCTCACCGAGGGGCACATCGAGAGTCAGACCCGGAGCCGTCGTCCTGTGCACCACCGAGATGGGACGCGAACTCCCAGAGGAGGCCCTGCCATGGCGCAGCATGTCGCCCAGCCGACCCCCACCACCCCTGTGGTCCCCGCAAAGCTGCCGCTGAAGGACATCGCCCCCTGGGCGGTCTTCTTCGGCGTCCTGATGCTGGTCCTGCTGTACTTCGTCGGCGCCGAACAGGGCGCCACCTCCGTCGTCTCCGGCGAGGGAGTCCACGAGTGGGTGCACGACGCACGCCACCTTCTCGGCTTCCCGTGCCACTGACGAGGGACGCCGCACACTCGATGAACTCCGCAACGGTAAGAAACCTGCTCGTCCGCGGCATGCTCGCCGGCCTCGCGGCCGGCGTGCTCGCCCTGGTCGTCGCCTACTTCCTCGGTGAGCCGAACGTCGACAGCGCGATCGGCTTCGAGGAGTCCCACGCGCCCGCGCACGAGCACGAGGTCGAACTCGTCTCCCGCGGCCTCCAGTCCACCGCGGGCCTCGCCACCGGCGTCCTGGTGTACGGGGTCGCCCTGGGCGGCATCGCCGCCCTCGCCTACTGCTTCGCGCTCGGCCGCGTCGGCCGCTTCACCCCCCGGGCCACGGCGCTCCTGCTCTCGGGAGCGGCGCTGCTCACCGTGTACGTCGTCCCGTTCCTCAAGTACCCGGCCAATCCGCCCGCCGTCGGTGACCACGACACCATCGCCAAGCGGACCACCCTGTTCTTCCTGATGATGGTGCTCGGCGTGCTCCTCGCGGTCGCCGCCGTGATCGCGGGCAAACGCCTCGCGCCGGGACTGGGCGCCTGGTACGCCACGGTCGTCGCCGTTGTCGGCTTCACCGCCGCCATCGGTCTGGCCTACGCGTTCCTGCCCGCCGTCAACGAGGTGCCGGCGGACTTCCCGGCGGCCCTGCTGTGGCGGTTCCGGCTCTCCTCGCTCGCCCTGCAGATCACGATGTGGGCAGGCTTCGGCCTGGCCTTCGGGGAACTGGCCGAACGGCTGCTGAACCCGAAGCCCGCCGCGATCCCGACGGGAACGACGGTGACCACCTCGCGGTGAGCCGCGGACTCCGTCCCGGCGCCCGACGACGATCGGGCGGACGCGGCCTCAGGCCGTCTCCGCCCGGTCCAGCGGGAGTCCCAGCCGCAGGTTCCAGCGGCCGCCGCGCCCGCCGACGGAGGTGGCCGTCAGCGGCGGGACGTCCAGCCGCCAGAAGGCCGCCGCGGGCGCTCCCAGCACATGCACCACCGCGGCCCGTACGACCTCCGGCTCGACGACGGCCAGGGTGCGTCCCGCGCCGTCCGGGATCTCCTCCAGCCAGCGGGCCACCCGTTCGCACAGATCCCGCACGGACTCGCCGCCGTGCGGCGCCGACGCGGGATCGGTGAGCCAGCGGGCCACCGCCTCCGGCTCGGCGGCGCCGACCTCGGCGAGCGTCAGACCCCGCCACCGGCCCACCTGAAGCCCCGCCAACTCCGCCGTCTCCAGCGCGTCGAGACCGAGCGCCTGCGCCGTCCCACCGCAGCGCACGCCCGGCGAGACGAGGACCCGAGCGGCTGCGGGCAGGGTCCCGGCCGCGGCGCGGGCGAGCGCCTCCCCGGCGGCGTCGATCGGGGCCCCGTCGTCGAAACGGGCCTGCCGCAGCGACGAACTCGTCGCGGGCGAGACGAGAACGACCCGGATGGTCATGTGGCGGCTCCTCGTGGTCCGGTCATGAACGTACCCGGGCTTCCGACGCGAGCGCGGAGGGCACGGCAGTACGGAAGGCGCACGGACGGAGGGCGGACGGACTGAGGGCGCGGCCGCGCGGAGAACGGCGTTCCGTGCTGCGCCGGGCTGCGCAGGACCGCGCCGGGCCGCCGCTGAACGGTCAGCCCGCCGGCCGTCGCTCGCCGCCCGGCCGTCCCTCGGTCAGCTGCTCTCCGATCAGCTGCTCTCCGTCCCTTGCCCCACGTTCGTCCGCGCCACGTTCCTCCGCTCCCCGTTCCGCTCGGCGGGCAGGGTGCCCAGGAAGCGTATGTGCGGGCGGCCGTCGGGGCCGTCGCGGGTGAGGCTGGCCCGCACCCCGTAGACGTCGGCGATCAGCGCCTCGGTGAGCACCTCCTGCGGCGTGCCGTCGGCCACCGCCCGGCCCTGCTTGAGGACGACCACCCGGTCGCAGTACATCGCGGCCAGGTTCAGATCGTGCAGTGCGACGACGCTGGTCAGCCCGAGCTCCGTGATCAGGTCCAGCAGCGCGAGCTGGTGCTGGATGTCGAGGTGGTTGGTGGGCTCGTCCAGCAGCAGCTCCCGCGGTTGCTGGGCGAGTGCGCGGGCGACCTGGACACGCTGACGCTCCCCGCCGGAGAGGGTGTGCCACAGCCGGCCGGCCTGGTCGCCGAGACCGGTCCGCTCCAGCGCGGCACGCACCGCCGCCTCGTCCTCGGCCGACGCCGCGCCCCAGGCCCGGCGGTGCGGGACACGGCCGAGACGTACGACGTCCAGAACGCTCAACGCGACCTGGGAGTCGGCCTGTTGCTCCACGACGGCGACCCGCCGGGCGAGCGCCCGCCGCCCGACCCGCTTCAGCGGACGGCCGTCGAGGGTGACGACGCCCGAGGCGGGGGCGAGGACGCCGGCGAGCAGACGCAGCAGCGTGGACTTGCCGGAACCGTTGGGACCGAGCAGACCGGTGACGGTCCCCGGGCGCGGCGCGAGGTCGACCCCGTCCAGGATCAGCGAGCCGCCCGCCGCGTAGGCGAGCCGGTCGCCGCGCAAGCCGTTGTCCTTGGCGGGCCCGGTCATCGCGCGCTCCTGGTCCGGTACAGCACGAGAACGAACGCCGGGACGCCGATCAGCGAGGTCACCACGCCCACCGGCACCTCCTGCGGGTCCAGCACGGTGCGGGCGAGGGTGTCCACCCACACCAGGAACACCGCCCCCGCCAGAGCGGTGGCCGGCAGCAGCCGGGTGTGTCCTGGACCGGTCAGAGCGCGGGCCGCGTGCGGAAGCACCAGGCCGACGAAGCCGATCGCCCCCGCGGAACTGACCAGAGTGGCCGTCAGCAGGGCGGTGGCGCAGAGCAGGACCAGCCGGGTGCGGGCCACGTGCACGCCCAGCGACGCGGCCGCGTCCTGCCCGAACGCGAAGGCGTCCAGCGTCGTCGCGTACCCCGTGCACACCAGCAGCACCGCGACCAGCACCGCCAGACCCACGCCCACGTCCGCCCAGTCGGCTCCGCTGAGCGAGCCGAGCAGCCAGAACAGGACCCCGCGAGTGGTCTCCGCGTCGGCGGCAGTCATGACGACGAACGAGGTGAGCGCCGAGAACAACTGCATCGCCGCCACCCCGGCGAGCACCACGCGGTCCGTGGCGCCGCCCAGCGTGTGACTGAGCAGCAGTACCAGTGCGAAGGAGACCGCCGCGCCCAGGAACGCGCCCCCGGACACCGACAGGGCGCCGCCGCCCGCCCCGAGCACGACCACCACGACCGCGCCCGTCGAGGCGCCGGAGGAGATCCCGAGGACGAACGGGTCGGCGAGCGGGTTGCGCAGCAGGGACTGCATCACCGCGCCGCACACGGCGAGGCCCGCGCCGCACACCGCCGCCAGCAGGGTGCGCGGCAGCCGCAGATTCCACACGATGCCGTCCCTCAGCGGCGTCAACCCGGCCTCGCCGAAGCCGAGATGGGAGGCCACTGTCGACCACACGTCCCCGACGGCGATGTCCGCCGGGCCGATGGTGATCGCCATGGCGACGGACGCGCACAGCAGCACGAGGCCGGCCGCCCACAGCGGCCCGTGGCGCACCCTGTGGCGCGGCTCCCGTGCCGCCACCGCGGGCGCGGCGGCGGCCGCCGGGTCGGCGACAGTCATCCCGCGAGGCCGTACGCGCGCAGTGCCGCGGCCACCTTCTCCACGCCCTCGACCGTGCGCACGGTCGGGTTCATCGCCTGCCCGGACAGCAGCACGTACCGCTTCTTCCGCACGGCGGTCATGTTCCTGGTGACCGGATCGGACTCCAGGAACGCGATCTTCCTGGCCGCGGTCTCGGCCGTCTGCTGCTTACGGGTCAGATCGCCGATGACGAGGACGTCCGGGTCGCGGTCGGCGACCGTCTCCCAGTTGACCTGCGGCCACTCCTCCTCGGTGTCGTCGAAGACGTTCTTCGCACCGACTTCGCGGGTGATGACGCCGGGGGCGCCGCAGCAGCCGGCCAGGTAGGGGGACTGGGAGTTGGCGAACCAGTAGAGGAGGGTGACGTCCTTTGCGTCGAGTCCCGAAGCGGCCCTGCTCACCCGGGACTTCAGGTCGGCCACCAGGATCTCCCCCCGCTTCTCGACACCGAAGACCCGGGCCAGGTCGCGTACTTCGCCGTACACCGCGTCCATGGTGAGCGGCTCGGTGCGGACGCCGTCGCCGTCGCCGCTGTTGTCCTTGCCGGCGCAGTCGGCGGGGGAGAGATAGGCCGGCACCCCGAGCTTCTCGAACTGCTCGCGGGTGGCCACCCCGCCCTTGCCGAGCGTGGAGGCGAACGAGGCGGCCACGAAGTCGGGTTCGACGTCCAGGACCTTCTCGAAGGAGGGTGCGTTGTCGGCCAGCCGCGGCACCCGGGCGTTTGCCTTCTCCAGGCTCTCGGGCAGCGGTTCGGTCCAGGTGGCGGTGCCCGCCATCCGGTCGCCGAGCCCGAGGGAGAGCATGATCTCCGTCGTACCCTGGTTGAGGGAGACCGCCCGCCGCGGGGGCGTGTCGATCCGGACCCGCTGTCCGCAGTTGTCGAGCGTGACCGGATGGCCGGCCGCCTGCCCCCCGGCGGGACCGTCGGTGGCGGCCGAGGAGGCGGGGGAGGTGGCGGATCCGCCGCAGCCGGTCGACAGGAGGGCGCCTGCCAGGAACAGGACGGCAGAGCGGACGGGACGTGCGAACGGCACGGAGTTTCCTTCGTCGTCGAGGGCTCAAGCGCGAAGCCCGGTCGTACGGTGCGCTCCTCCGGCCGGTCTGCGGCACCGGAGGCCGCCAGCAGGTCTTCGGACTCGGGGTCACCCGGGCGAGGCGCCTTCCCGGAGCGCGCGCGTGCGCGCCCCAGTGGCCGAAAGCCCCGCCCGTCGCCCTTACCGCTGCGCGTCAGCTCCGGAGTCTCACCGGATTCCCTGACCCCTGCGCGCCCGGGGGCGCGCACGAGTACGACTGGCTTCGGCAAGCTACCACAGGCGTCGAGGGTCCTGACGGGGGTGACCTTCGACACATCGGAGGTCTCCGGGCCACTACGTGCTTTCATCGTGCACCTGTTGCTCAGCACGCACTGTTCCCGCAGGGAAAGCACGTGTCACCCGACCTTTGACATGGCGTCATATCGGCGTGAAAGGGCCGGAGTGCGGCCGGGTACTTACTTTCAGGTGCGTGGACCGGCATGCAATGACCCGCTCCCGAACCGCCGTTCGAGCGCCTAGTCTGTCGTCCGGACCCCCACCGGGCCTTCCCCCGCAGCGTGGGCGGGATCTTTGCCCGTCCCCACCGAGAACAGGCGGCCGAGGGCATGCAGTCACTGCGCCCAGAAGACCCCGAGCAGCTCGGGCCGTACCGGCTCGTGGCCCGGCTCGGCGCAGGCGGCATGGGCCGGGTCTATCTGGCACGGTCGTCGGCCGGCCGTGTCGTCGCGGTCAAGGTGATCCGTCCCGAGATGGCGGACGACAACAACTTCCGTATCCGCTTCCGGCGGGAGGTGGCGGCCGCGGCCGCAGTCGGCGGTGCCTACACGGCACACGTCGTCGACGCCGCACCGGACGACGAGACGCCCTGGCTCGCCACCGACCACGTACCCGGCCCCACCCTGGCCGAGGCGGTCGCCGCGCACGGGCCGCTGCCGGCGGAGACGGTCCTCGCACTGGGCGCGGGCATCGCCGAGGCGCTGATGGCGGTGCACGCCGAAGGGCTCGTGCACCGTGACCTCAAACCGTCCAACGTGCTGCTCGCGGCGGACGGCCCGCGGGTCATCGACTTCGGCATCGTGCGCGCCCGTGACGGCTATGAACTCACCGGTTCCGGCACCCTGTTCGGCTCCCTCGACTACATGTGCCCGGAGCAGGCAACCGGAGATCCGATGGGCCCCGAGGGCGACGTCTTCTGCCTCGGCTCGGTGCTCGCGTTCGCCGCGTCCGGACGCTCGCCGTTCGGCGGGGCGGTGGGCGCGGCGCTGCTCTACCAGGTGGCCCACGGGGCGCCCGACCTGAGTCTGGTGCCCGAACCGCTGGACAAGATCATCGGTCTGTGTCACGCCAAGGACCCCGTCCTGAGGATCCACCCCGACCGGCTCTCCGCGGCCTGCGCACCCGGCGGCGCCGAACAGGTGCTGACGGAGGGCTGGCTGCCGGCGCCCGTGGCCGCCATGGTCGACGCCCACCGGGCCGCCGTGCGGGACCTGGACCGCCTCGCCCCGCCGGCCGCGGATCCGCGGCCCGGGGCTGCCTTCGCGCCGCCCGCGCCGCCCGAGGGGCCCGTCGCCGAGCGGTCTGAGCTCACCGGCCAGTCGGCATACGGCGCCCCCGAAAGCGGCAGCAGCGACGGGAACAGCTACGGAAACGGCAACAGCTGCGGAAACGGGAACAGATACGGAAGCGGATACGGAAGCGGAGCCAGAAACGGCATCACCAGCAGAAACGAAGACCGAAACGGCTACGCAAACCGCAGCGGAAACCAGGGCGTCGCAAGCCGCGGTGAGGGCGCCACAGCCGTCGGCGGCGCGGAGCCCCCCACGGCACTGGCGCGAGCCGAGTCGTTCGTCTCACCGGACGTGCCGGCCCAGGTGCGGAGGCAGCCCCAGGCGCAGGCGCTCACGCGGGCCGAGTCCCGGGCAGAAACCCGAGCCCGATCCGAAACGGGCTACGAAACGGGCTACGAAACCCGATCCGAAACCGGCTACGAAAACCGGTCCGCAGCCCAGCCCGACGCCCGGTCCGCAGCCCAGGCCGAGACACGAGGACAGGCCGCGGAACCGGCCAAGGGGCGTTCGCAGAGGCCGGGTTCGACGCCGTTGCCGCAATCGGCGTCGAAACGTTCCGCCGCACCCGCACCCGCACCCGCACCCGCACCGTCGCCCGCGCACCACCGGGCTCCCGCACGCACCGGAGTCGCCCGGCGCGCGGTCCTGGGGGCCACCGCCGGCGCGGCGCTCGTCGCGGGAGCGACACTCGCCGTCCGCGGAACGCCGGGCGCAGAACCGGGTACGGAAGCCGCGCGTCCGCTCGGCCGGGCACCGGAGCCGACCTGGGTCTACCGGGGCGGACCGCTGTTGCAGGCCCCGGCCGTCTTCCACGACGGCGCAGCCCTGGTGAAGACCCGCCCGGGGGACATGATCGGCCTCGACGTGAAGAACGGTTCGCGGCCCCGGTGGGTGTATCAGGGCATCAGCCTCTCGCCCGGCCCCGTCCTGCTGATCAACGGCGCGGCGGTCGCGCTGGGCACGGGCGCGACGGTGATCGGCGTGGACCCGGTCGGCGGCGCGGAGCAGTTCACCCTCGACTTCGGCGAGGACTACCGGTTCGACCAGTTGCTCGGCGGCTACGACGATCACACCGTCTCGGTGCTCGGCGCCAAGCTGCAGCGCCGGCCGGGGGAGCAAGGGGTGGCGACCTCCACCGACTCCGTCTTCGGCGTCGACATCGAGGCGCGTCAGGCCGTCGTCATACCGATCGATCCGCAGGACGTCGGCATCGCCCTGCAGCCAGTCCTCACCGGCGAGTACTTCGTCTACGCCGACGGACTGCGCAACGTGGCCGTCCGCGGCACCCGTGACGGCGGCGCGCTGCGCTGGCGGCACCCGGTGGGCTACGACCTCAGGCCGGGCCTGGCCGTGCTCGGGCAGACCGTCTTCGCGGTCGGTTCCGAGGTCATCGCCCTCGAGCTGAGCACCGGCAGGCTCCGGTGGAACACGAAGGCGGAACGGGGCATGTACGCCTCCCTCGGAGCCGTCGGCAACACCGTCTACGTCACCGGCACCGACCCCACCGGCGTGTACGCCTTCGACGCGGCGAACGGCTCCCGGCGCTGGTTCTGCGAGACTCCCCGCCTCGACGTGGACAGTCCCGTCGTGGTGGGCGGGCGCGCCGTGTACGTGACGGCCTTCGAGAGCAAGGACGGCTTCTACGCGATCGACATCGCCTCGGGCCGTCTGCTGTGGAACTTCACCGACGGCCGCGAGACCGGCGTCAACCGGTGGCAGGTCGCCTGCGACGCCGCCGGACATCTGGTGGCCCACCACTTCGACCGGGTCTACGGGCTGTCCGTCACCTGAGGGCGACGCGTTCGAGGCGGGCGGAGCGCGCTTCAGAAGCGGGGACCACCCGTTCGGACCGCGGCCCGCGGCGGCCGACGCGCGAGCACCGCGGCGCGGTGCCACGCTGAGGGCGTTGACGGATCTGCGAAAGGGCAACGTCGTGATGACCACCGATCCCACCCCCGGCGTCCCCTGCTGGCTGGACCTCGGGGCCCCCGACGTCCCGGCCGCCGCGGCCTTCTACGGCGCCGTGCTGGGCTGGCGGTACGAGCCCATGGAGGGGCAGGGCGCGGAGGGCGGGATGTTCCAGAAGGACGGCAAAACCGTCGCCGGCCTCGGCAAGCTGACCGAGGAGGGCGCCCGCTCCGCGTGGATGATCTACTACACGGTCACCGACGCGGACGCCACGACCCGGGCCGTCGAGAGGGAGGCACCGTGCGGCTGGCGTCTAGGGACCTCGGCGACTGGGGCCGGATGGCGCAGTACAGCGACCCGCTGGGCGGCCAGTTCGCGGTCTGGCAGCCGGGGAAGAACGCCGGCTTCGAGCTCGTCGACGAGCCGGGCTCGCTGTGCTGGACCGAGCTGTACACGACCGACGCCCCGGCGGCGAAGGAGTTCTACGGCGGGGTGTTCGGCTGGCGGTTCAGCTCGATGGAGCTGGCGGGCGGCGGAGGCGAGTACTCCCTCATCACGCCGGAGGGGCTGCCCGAGGAGCGCATGCAGGGCGGCGTCATGCAGCTCCGCGCGCAGGACCTCGCCCTGACGGAGGGACGTCCGTACTGGCACCCGGTCTTCGCCGTCGCCGACTGCGACGCCGCGGTCGCCGCCGTCACCGAGAACGGCGGCAGTGTGCAGATGGGCCCTCAGGACGCGCCGGGC
It includes:
- a CDS encoding ABC transporter substrate-binding protein, whose product is MPFARPVRSAVLFLAGALLSTGCGGSATSPASSAATDGPAGGQAAGHPVTLDNCGQRVRIDTPPRRAVSLNQGTTEIMLSLGLGDRMAGTATWTEPLPESLEKANARVPRLADNAPSFEKVLDVEPDFVAASFASTLGKGGVATREQFEKLGVPAYLSPADCAGKDNSGDGDGVRTEPLTMDAVYGEVRDLARVFGVEKRGEILVADLKSRVSRAASGLDAKDVTLLYWFANSQSPYLAGCCGAPGVITREVGAKNVFDDTEEEWPQVNWETVADRDPDVLVIGDLTRKQQTAETAARKIAFLESDPVTRNMTAVRKKRYVLLSGQAMNPTVRTVEGVEKVAAALRAYGLAG
- a CDS encoding CbtB domain-containing protein; amino-acid sequence: MAQHVAQPTPTTPVVPAKLPLKDIAPWAVFFGVLMLVLLYFVGAEQGATSVVSGEGVHEWVHDARHLLGFPCH
- a CDS encoding histidine phosphatase family protein — translated: MTIRVVLVSPATSSSLRQARFDDGAPIDAAGEALARAAAGTLPAAARVLVSPGVRCGGTAQALGLDALETAELAGLQVGRWRGLTLAEVGAAEPEAVARWLTDPASAPHGGESVRDLCERVARWLEEIPDGAGRTLAVVEPEVVRAAVVHVLGAPAAAFWRLDVPPLTATSVGGRGGRWNLRLGLPLDRAETA
- a CDS encoding ABC transporter ATP-binding protein; the protein is MTGPAKDNGLRGDRLAYAAGGSLILDGVDLAPRPGTVTGLLGPNGSGKSTLLRLLAGVLAPASGVVTLDGRPLKRVGRRALARRVAVVEQQADSQVALSVLDVVRLGRVPHRRAWGAASAEDEAAVRAALERTGLGDQAGRLWHTLSGGERQRVQVARALAQQPRELLLDEPTNHLDIQHQLALLDLITELGLTSVVALHDLNLAAMYCDRVVVLKQGRAVADGTPQEVLTEALIADVYGVRASLTRDGPDGRPHIRFLGTLPAERNGERRNVARTNVGQGTESS
- a CDS encoding protein kinase domain-containing protein; translation: MQSLRPEDPEQLGPYRLVARLGAGGMGRVYLARSSAGRVVAVKVIRPEMADDNNFRIRFRREVAAAAAVGGAYTAHVVDAAPDDETPWLATDHVPGPTLAEAVAAHGPLPAETVLALGAGIAEALMAVHAEGLVHRDLKPSNVLLAADGPRVIDFGIVRARDGYELTGSGTLFGSLDYMCPEQATGDPMGPEGDVFCLGSVLAFAASGRSPFGGAVGAALLYQVAHGAPDLSLVPEPLDKIIGLCHAKDPVLRIHPDRLSAACAPGGAEQVLTEGWLPAPVAAMVDAHRAAVRDLDRLAPPAADPRPGAAFAPPAPPEGPVAERSELTGQSAYGAPESGSSDGNSYGNGNSCGNGNRYGSGYGSGARNGITSRNEDRNGYANRSGNQGVASRGEGATAVGGAEPPTALARAESFVSPDVPAQVRRQPQAQALTRAESRAETRARSETGYETGYETRSETGYENRSAAQPDARSAAQAETRGQAAEPAKGRSQRPGSTPLPQSASKRSAAPAPAPAPAPSPAHHRAPARTGVARRAVLGATAGAALVAGATLAVRGTPGAEPGTEAARPLGRAPEPTWVYRGGPLLQAPAVFHDGAALVKTRPGDMIGLDVKNGSRPRWVYQGISLSPGPVLLINGAAVALGTGATVIGVDPVGGAEQFTLDFGEDYRFDQLLGGYDDHTVSVLGAKLQRRPGEQGVATSTDSVFGVDIEARQAVVIPIDPQDVGIALQPVLTGEYFVYADGLRNVAVRGTRDGGALRWRHPVGYDLRPGLAVLGQTVFAVGSEVIALELSTGRLRWNTKAERGMYASLGAVGNTVYVTGTDPTGVYAFDAANGSRRWFCETPRLDVDSPVVVGGRAVYVTAFESKDGFYAIDIASGRLLWNFTDGRETGVNRWQVACDAAGHLVAHHFDRVYGLSVT
- a CDS encoding CbtA family protein, with translation MNSATVRNLLVRGMLAGLAAGVLALVVAYFLGEPNVDSAIGFEESHAPAHEHEVELVSRGLQSTAGLATGVLVYGVALGGIAALAYCFALGRVGRFTPRATALLLSGAALLTVYVVPFLKYPANPPAVGDHDTIAKRTTLFFLMMVLGVLLAVAAVIAGKRLAPGLGAWYATVVAVVGFTAAIGLAYAFLPAVNEVPADFPAALLWRFRLSSLALQITMWAGFGLAFGELAERLLNPKPAAIPTGTTVTTSR
- a CDS encoding FecCD family ABC transporter permease encodes the protein MTVADPAAAAAPAVAAREPRHRVRHGPLWAAGLVLLCASVAMAITIGPADIAVGDVWSTVASHLGFGEAGLTPLRDGIVWNLRLPRTLLAAVCGAGLAVCGAVMQSLLRNPLADPFVLGISSGASTGAVVVVVLGAGGGALSVSGGAFLGAAVSFALVLLLSHTLGGATDRVVLAGVAAMQLFSALTSFVVMTAADAETTRGVLFWLLGSLSGADWADVGVGLAVLVAVLLVCTGYATTLDAFAFGQDAAASLGVHVARTRLVLLCATALLTATLVSSAGAIGFVGLVLPHAARALTGPGHTRLLPATALAGAVFLVWVDTLARTVLDPQEVPVGVVTSLIGVPAFVLVLYRTRSAR
- the ligA gene encoding NAD-dependent DNA ligase LigA; the encoded protein is MTGMTTRGAVIGDAAAYAQAVEDAVKASAAYYAAGTSGLDDDDYDRLVRSIAAWEAEHPEQTLADSPTGKVAGGAVVGDVPHTTAMLSLDNVFSPEEFTAWTVSLTRRIGREVTRYSVEPKLDGLAIAARYRQGRLTQLVTRGDGTAGEDVSHAIGTVEGLPAELAQPVTVEVRGEVLMTNAQFEHANEVRTAHGGAPFANPRNAAAGTLRARERAYTVPMTFFAYGLLPLPDTDPALAEQLSRSAHSDLMTEAAALGVHTTAATAVPGITAATVEEVLARVAETAALRAALPFGIDGIVVKADLAADQTAAGSGSRAPRWAIAFKLRAVEKITRLLAVEWNVGRTGVIAPRAVLEPVEIEGSTITYATLHNPADITRRDLRLGDRVMVHRAGDVIPRIEAPVAHLRTGEEQPIVFPESCPRCGSGIDTSEQRWRCENGRDCHLVASLSYAAGRDQLDIEGLGQTRVVQLVDARLVGDLADLFTLTRDQLLGLERMGETSTDNLLAALAAARSQPLSRVLCALGVRGTGRSMSRRIARHFATMDHLRAADAEAIRQVEGIGAEKAPSIVAELAELAPLIDRLAAAGVNMTEPGATPPLPRTAAAADGDGDYGAEGARGTDGAEGAGAAGGPLAGMTVVVTGAMTGALEKLSRNQMNELIERAGGRSSSSVSGKTSLVVAGEGAGSKRAKAETLGVRLAAPDEFAVLVADFLAPATGARPPA